The Clupea harengus chromosome 6, Ch_v2.0.2, whole genome shotgun sequence genome contains a region encoding:
- the ppfia1 gene encoding liprin-alpha-1 isoform X8, whose protein sequence is MMCEVMPTISEAEVGHGNGNGRGSGSPLQSDSEGHFESLMVSMLEERDRLLETLRETQENLGLTQSKLHEVSHERDSLQRQLNSALPQEFAALTKEVNMCREQLLEREEEIAELKAERNNTRLLLEHLECLVSRHERSLRMTVVKRQAQSPAGVSSEVEVLKALKSLFEHHKALDEKVRERLRVALERCSALEEQLTNTNKEIHFLREQNNQKKVLLDGMTEINHNSESMPSTNGKRSSDGSEEDVGRVMELQELLDRQSKEVQQMKERIVCLTGRVAELEEDLDTARKDLIKSEDMSTRLQRDIRESMAQKEDMEERITTLEKRYLAAQREATSVHDLNDKLENEIANKESLFRQTEDKNRQLQERLELAEQKLQQTIRKAETLPEVEAELAQRVAALTKAEERHGNVEERLKQLEAQLEEKNQELLRARQREKMNEEHNKRLSETVDKLLSESNERLQLHLKERMSALEEKNTLIRDLEHTKKLIEEAHHEKEQLLIQIETMRAENEQGRSRSNSLLHGRSHLGSTPDFRYPVSASSMMDSHSDHYNSALVLRRPQKGRVAALRDEPSKVQTLNEQEWERVQQANVLANVAHAFESDMDVSDLEDDRETIFSSVDLLSPAGQADAQTLALMLQEQLDAINNEIRMIQEEKENTAQRAEEIESRVGSGESLGGRFRSMSSLQPSLLAPGHAGSSPPGSGHSTPRRAPRSPNREVDRMGVMTLPSDLRKHRRKSEQDDKATIRCETSPPTTPRSMRLHKGAIHAASHEDIRDIRGIAGLQDGQGSDPSSSNSSQDSLNKAAKKKSIKSSIGRLFGKKEKGRPSPSSKDSSLAGTPEGEGSPDGLGISKLGGPSEKNRKMQKNPKTGHELLEEARRLGLPFAQWDGPTVVVWLELWVGMPAWYVAACRANVKSGAIMSALSDTEIQREIGISNPLHRLKLRLAIQEIMSLTSPSAPPTSRTSTGNVWVTHEEMESLAATPPTEDDEGTWAQTLAYGDMNHEWIGNEWLPSLGLPQYRSYFMESLVDARMLDHLTKKDLRGQLKMVDSFHRNSFQCGVMSLRRLNYDRKELERRREDAQLEIKAVLVWSTERVVSGLCVCVSDVLVWSNERVISWVQAIGLKEYANNLLEIGIHGALLALDETFDHNTMALLLQIPTQNTQARTMLEREYNSLLAVGTDRKMEEDDDKNFRRAPSWRKKFRPKDVRGMNIGAADTLPANFRMTNSSASSPAMQPKNLQMDGTCGPDEEASEEEEGGAQRLDSATIRTYSC, encoded by the exons GAGTTTGCAGCGCTGACCAAGGAGGTGAACATGTGCCGCGAGCAGCTCCtcgagagggaggaggagatcgCCGAGCTGAAGGCTGAGCGCAACAATACACGG TTGTTGCTGGAGCATCTGGAGTGTCTGGTGTCTCGACACGAGCGCTCTCTGAGGATGACTGTGGTGAAGAGGCAGGCGCAGTCTCCAGCTGGCGTGTCCAGTGAGGTGGAGGTGCTCAAGGCCCTCAAATCTCTATTTGAGCACCACAAAGCCCTGGACGAGAAG GTTAGGGAGAGGCTCCGGGTAGCACTTGAGCGGTGTAGTGCCTTGGAGGAACAGCTGACAAATACTAACAAGGAG ATCCACTTCCTCCGCGAGCAGAACAATCAGAAAAAGGTGCTGCTCGACGGCATGACAGAAATCAACCACAACTCCGAGAGCATGCCCAGCACAAATGGCAAG CGCTCTTCGGACGGCTCGGAGGAGGACGTTGGGAGGGtgatggagctgcaggagctcCTGGACCGTCAGAGCAAGGAGGTGCAGCAGATGAAGGAGCGCATCGTGTGCCTGACGGGCCGCGTGGCCGAGCTGGAGGAGGACCTGGACACGGCCCGCAAGGACCTCATCAAGTCCGAGGACATGAGCACGCGTCTGCAGAGGGACATCCGAGAG TCCATGGCCCAGAAGGAGGACATGGAGGAGCGCATCACCACGCTGGAGAAGCGCTACCTGGCCGCTCAGAGGGAGGCCACATCGGTGCATGACCTCAACGACAAGCTGGAGAATGAGATTGCCAACAAGGAATCCCTCTTCCGCCAG ACGGAGGATAAGAATCGGCAGCTGCAGGAGCGTCTAGAGCTGGCCGAGCAGAAACTCCAGCAGACCATCAGGAAGGCGGAGACGCTGCCAGAGGTGGAGGCGGAGCTAGCACAGAGAGTGGCTGCTCTCACCAAG GCGGAGGAACGCCATGGCAACGTGGAGGAGCGGCTGAAACAGTTGGAAGCACAGCTGGAAGAGAAGAACCAGGAGCTGCTCAGG GCTCGCCAGCGAGAGAAGATGAATGAAGAGCACAACAAGCGTCTGTCGGAGACAGTGGACAAGCTGCTGTCGGAGTCCAACGAGAGGCTACAGCTCCACCTAAAGGAGAGGATGTCTGCTCTGGAGGAGAAG AACACCCTCATTCGTGATCTGGAGCACACCAAGAAGCTGATTGAGGAAGCTCACCATGAAAAG GAGCAGCTTCTGATCCAGATTGAGACCATGAGGGCTGAGAACGAACAGGGCCGCAGCCGGAGTAACTCCTTGTTGCATGG GCGGTCTCATTTGGGCAGCACCCCAGACTTCAGGTACCCAGTGTCGGCGTCCTCCATGATGGACAGCCActctgaccactacaacagtgCACTCGTGCTACGGCGACCCCAGAAAGGGCGAGTGGCTGCCCTGCGAGATGAACCCTCCAAG GTCCAGACGCTTAATGAACAGGAGTGGGAGCGCGTGCAGCAGGCCAACGTGCTGGCCAACGTGGCGCACGCCTTCGAGAGTGACATGGACGTGTCCGACCTGGAGGACGACCGCGAGACCATCTTCAGCTCGGTGGACCTGCTGTCCCCTGCCGGACAGGCCGACGCCCAGACACTCGCCCTCAtgctgcaggagcagctggaTGCTATCAACAAtgagatcag GATGAtccaggaggagaaggagaacacTGCGCAGCGGGCCGAGGAGATCGAGTCTCGGGTGGGCAGCGGGGAGAGCCTGGGTGGCCGTTTCCGCTCTATGAGCTCGCTCCAGCCCTCCCTGCTGGCCCCTGGCCATGCCGGCTCCTCCCCGCCCGGCTCGGGCCACTCCACGCCCCGCAGGGCCCCACGCAGCCCCAACCGGGAGGTGGACCGCATGGGGGTCATGACGCTG CCTAGCGACTTGCGGAAGCACCGCAGGAAG TCTGAGCAGGACGACAAAGCCACCATCAGGTGTGAAACATCTCCGCCCACCACCCCGCGCTCCATGCGTCTCCACAAAGGGGCCATCCACGCCGCCAGTCACGAGGACATCCGAGACATCCGAGG TATCGCTGGACTGCAGGACGGTCAGGGCAGCGACCCtagcagcagtaacagcagccAGGACTCGCTCAACAAGGCTGCCAAGAAGAAGAGCATCAAGTCCTCCATCGGGCGTCTGTTCGGCAAGAAGGAGAAGGGTCGGCCCAGTCCTTCCAGCAAAGACTCCAGCCTGG CCGGGACCCCAGAGGGAGAGGGCTCTCCAGATGGACTGGGGATCAGCAAGCTGGGCGGCCCATCGGAGAAGAACAGGAAGATGCAGAAGAA TCCCAAAACAGG GCATGAGCTCCTGGAGGAAGCTCGTCGGCTGGGCCTGCCCTTTGCCCAGTGGGATGGGCCCACGGTAGTGGTCTGGCTGGAG TTGTGGGTCGGGATGCCCGCCTGGTATGTGGCGGCGTGCCGTGCCAACGTGAAGAGTGGCGCCATCATGTCCGCGCTGTCCGACACGGAGATCCAGCGGGAGATCGGCATCAGCAACCCGCTGCACCGCCTCAAGCTGCGGCTCGCCATCCAGGAGATCATGTCCCTCACCAGCCCCTCTGCCCCGCCCACCTCCAGAACG TCCACGGGAAACGTGTGGGTGACgcatgaagagatggagagccTGGCGGCCACGCCTCCCACG GAGGATGACGAGGGCACCTGGGCCCAG ACTCTGGCGTACGGCGACATGAATCACGAGTGGATCGGCAATGAGTGGCTGCCCAGCCTGGGCCTGCCCCAGTACCGCAGCTACTTCATGGAGTCCCTGGTGGACGCACGCATGCTGGACCACCTGACCAAGAAGGACCTCCGGGGACAGCTCAAGATGGTGGACAGCTTCCACAG GAACAGCTTCCAGTGTGGGGTGATGTCCTTGAGGCGGCTCAACTACGACCGGAAAGAGCTGGAGAGGCGACGAGAGGATGCTCAGCTAGAGATCAAAG ccgtGCTGGTGTGGAGTACTGAGCGTGTcgtgtctggtctgtgtgtgtgtgtttcagacgtGCTAGTGTGGAGTAATGAGCGGGTGATCAGCTGGGTGCAGGCCATCGGGCTGAAGGAGTACGCCAACAACCTGCTGGAGATCGGAATCCACGGTGCGCTCCTCGCCCTGGACGAGACCTTCGACCACAACACCATGGCCCTGCTGCTTCAGATCCccacgcaaaacacacag gcCCGAACTATGCTGGAGCGAGAGTACAACAGTCTACTGGCTGTGGGGACGGACaggaagatggaggag GACGACGACAAGAACTTCCGGCGGGCCCCCTCCTGGAGGAAGAAGTTCCGTCCCAAAGACGTCAGGGGCATGAACATCGGCGCGGCCGACACCCTCCCCGCCAACTTCAGGATGACCAACAGCAGCGCCTCCTCCCCCGCCATGCAGCCAAAGAATCTCCAGATGGACGGTACGTGCGGGCCAGATGAGGAGgcgtcagaggaggaggaggggg GAGCGCAGAGGCTGGACTCTGCCACGATCAGGACCTACTCGTGCTAA
- the ppfia1 gene encoding liprin-alpha-1 isoform X1 encodes MMCEVMPTISEAEVGHGNGNGRGSGSPLQSDSEGHFESLMVSMLEERDRLLETLRETQENLGLTQSKLHEVSHERDSLQRQLNSALPQEFAALTKEVNMCREQLLEREEEIAELKAERNNTRLLLEHLECLVSRHERSLRMTVVKRQAQSPAGVSSEVEVLKALKSLFEHHKALDEKVRERLRVALERCSALEEQLTNTNKEIHFLREQNNQKKVLLDGMTEINHNSESMPSTNGKRSSDGSEEDVGRVMELQELLDRQSKEVQQMKERIVCLTGRVAELEEDLDTARKDLIKSEDMSTRLQRDIRESMAQKEDMEERITTLEKRYLAAQREATSVHDLNDKLENEIANKESLFRQTEDKNRQLQERLELAEQKLQQTIRKAETLPEVEAELAQRVAALTKSDSKDSKDTKAQRKAEERHGNVEERLKQLEAQLEEKNQELLRARQREKMNEEHNKRLSETVDKLLSESNERLQLHLKERMSALEEKNTLIRDLEHTKKLIEEAHHEKEQLLIQIETMRAENEQGRSRSNSLLHGRSHLGSTPDFRYPVSASSMMDSHSDHYNSALVLRRPQKGRVAALRDEPSKRHVQTLNEQEWERVQQANVLANVAHAFESDMDVSDLEDDRETIFSSVDLLSPAGQADAQTLALMLQEQLDAINNEIRMIQEEKENTAQRAEEIESRVGSGESLGGRFRSMSSLQPSLLAPGHAGSSPPGSGHSTPRRAPRSPNREVDRMGVMTLPSDLRKHRRKSEQDDKATIRCETSPPTTPRSMRLHKGAIHAASHEDIRDIRGIAGLQDGQGSDPSSSNSSQDSLNKAAKKKSIKSSIGRLFGKKEKGRPSPSSKDSSLAGTPEGEGSPDGLGISKLGGPSEKNRKMQKNPKTGHELLEEARRLGLPFAQWDGPTVVVWLELWVGMPAWYVAACRANVKSGAIMSALSDTEIQREIGISNPLHRLKLRLAIQEIMSLTSPSAPPTSRTSTGNVWVTHEEMESLAATPPTEDDEGTWAQTLAYGDMNHEWIGNEWLPSLGLPQYRSYFMESLVDARMLDHLTKKDLRGQLKMVDSFHRNSFQCGVMSLRRLNYDRKELERRREDAQLEIKAVLVWSTERVVSGLCVCVSDVLVWSNERVISWVQAIGLKEYANNLLEIGIHGALLALDETFDHNTMALLLQIPTQNTQARTMLEREYNSLLAVGTDRKMEEDDDKNFRRAPSWRKKFRPKDVRGMNIGAADTLPANFRMTNSSASSPAMQPKNLQMDGTCGPDEEASEEEEGGAQRLDSATIRTYSC; translated from the exons GAGTTTGCAGCGCTGACCAAGGAGGTGAACATGTGCCGCGAGCAGCTCCtcgagagggaggaggagatcgCCGAGCTGAAGGCTGAGCGCAACAATACACGG TTGTTGCTGGAGCATCTGGAGTGTCTGGTGTCTCGACACGAGCGCTCTCTGAGGATGACTGTGGTGAAGAGGCAGGCGCAGTCTCCAGCTGGCGTGTCCAGTGAGGTGGAGGTGCTCAAGGCCCTCAAATCTCTATTTGAGCACCACAAAGCCCTGGACGAGAAG GTTAGGGAGAGGCTCCGGGTAGCACTTGAGCGGTGTAGTGCCTTGGAGGAACAGCTGACAAATACTAACAAGGAG ATCCACTTCCTCCGCGAGCAGAACAATCAGAAAAAGGTGCTGCTCGACGGCATGACAGAAATCAACCACAACTCCGAGAGCATGCCCAGCACAAATGGCAAG CGCTCTTCGGACGGCTCGGAGGAGGACGTTGGGAGGGtgatggagctgcaggagctcCTGGACCGTCAGAGCAAGGAGGTGCAGCAGATGAAGGAGCGCATCGTGTGCCTGACGGGCCGCGTGGCCGAGCTGGAGGAGGACCTGGACACGGCCCGCAAGGACCTCATCAAGTCCGAGGACATGAGCACGCGTCTGCAGAGGGACATCCGAGAG TCCATGGCCCAGAAGGAGGACATGGAGGAGCGCATCACCACGCTGGAGAAGCGCTACCTGGCCGCTCAGAGGGAGGCCACATCGGTGCATGACCTCAACGACAAGCTGGAGAATGAGATTGCCAACAAGGAATCCCTCTTCCGCCAG ACGGAGGATAAGAATCGGCAGCTGCAGGAGCGTCTAGAGCTGGCCGAGCAGAAACTCCAGCAGACCATCAGGAAGGCGGAGACGCTGCCAGAGGTGGAGGCGGAGCTAGCACAGAGAGTGGCTGCTCTCACCAAG TCTGACTCTAAGGACTCAAAGGACACTAAAGCTCAGAGGAAG GCGGAGGAACGCCATGGCAACGTGGAGGAGCGGCTGAAACAGTTGGAAGCACAGCTGGAAGAGAAGAACCAGGAGCTGCTCAGG GCTCGCCAGCGAGAGAAGATGAATGAAGAGCACAACAAGCGTCTGTCGGAGACAGTGGACAAGCTGCTGTCGGAGTCCAACGAGAGGCTACAGCTCCACCTAAAGGAGAGGATGTCTGCTCTGGAGGAGAAG AACACCCTCATTCGTGATCTGGAGCACACCAAGAAGCTGATTGAGGAAGCTCACCATGAAAAG GAGCAGCTTCTGATCCAGATTGAGACCATGAGGGCTGAGAACGAACAGGGCCGCAGCCGGAGTAACTCCTTGTTGCATGG GCGGTCTCATTTGGGCAGCACCCCAGACTTCAGGTACCCAGTGTCGGCGTCCTCCATGATGGACAGCCActctgaccactacaacagtgCACTCGTGCTACGGCGACCCCAGAAAGGGCGAGTGGCTGCCCTGCGAGATGAACCCTCCAAG AGGCAT GTCCAGACGCTTAATGAACAGGAGTGGGAGCGCGTGCAGCAGGCCAACGTGCTGGCCAACGTGGCGCACGCCTTCGAGAGTGACATGGACGTGTCCGACCTGGAGGACGACCGCGAGACCATCTTCAGCTCGGTGGACCTGCTGTCCCCTGCCGGACAGGCCGACGCCCAGACACTCGCCCTCAtgctgcaggagcagctggaTGCTATCAACAAtgagatcag GATGAtccaggaggagaaggagaacacTGCGCAGCGGGCCGAGGAGATCGAGTCTCGGGTGGGCAGCGGGGAGAGCCTGGGTGGCCGTTTCCGCTCTATGAGCTCGCTCCAGCCCTCCCTGCTGGCCCCTGGCCATGCCGGCTCCTCCCCGCCCGGCTCGGGCCACTCCACGCCCCGCAGGGCCCCACGCAGCCCCAACCGGGAGGTGGACCGCATGGGGGTCATGACGCTG CCTAGCGACTTGCGGAAGCACCGCAGGAAG TCTGAGCAGGACGACAAAGCCACCATCAGGTGTGAAACATCTCCGCCCACCACCCCGCGCTCCATGCGTCTCCACAAAGGGGCCATCCACGCCGCCAGTCACGAGGACATCCGAGACATCCGAGG TATCGCTGGACTGCAGGACGGTCAGGGCAGCGACCCtagcagcagtaacagcagccAGGACTCGCTCAACAAGGCTGCCAAGAAGAAGAGCATCAAGTCCTCCATCGGGCGTCTGTTCGGCAAGAAGGAGAAGGGTCGGCCCAGTCCTTCCAGCAAAGACTCCAGCCTGG CCGGGACCCCAGAGGGAGAGGGCTCTCCAGATGGACTGGGGATCAGCAAGCTGGGCGGCCCATCGGAGAAGAACAGGAAGATGCAGAAGAA TCCCAAAACAGG GCATGAGCTCCTGGAGGAAGCTCGTCGGCTGGGCCTGCCCTTTGCCCAGTGGGATGGGCCCACGGTAGTGGTCTGGCTGGAG TTGTGGGTCGGGATGCCCGCCTGGTATGTGGCGGCGTGCCGTGCCAACGTGAAGAGTGGCGCCATCATGTCCGCGCTGTCCGACACGGAGATCCAGCGGGAGATCGGCATCAGCAACCCGCTGCACCGCCTCAAGCTGCGGCTCGCCATCCAGGAGATCATGTCCCTCACCAGCCCCTCTGCCCCGCCCACCTCCAGAACG TCCACGGGAAACGTGTGGGTGACgcatgaagagatggagagccTGGCGGCCACGCCTCCCACG GAGGATGACGAGGGCACCTGGGCCCAG ACTCTGGCGTACGGCGACATGAATCACGAGTGGATCGGCAATGAGTGGCTGCCCAGCCTGGGCCTGCCCCAGTACCGCAGCTACTTCATGGAGTCCCTGGTGGACGCACGCATGCTGGACCACCTGACCAAGAAGGACCTCCGGGGACAGCTCAAGATGGTGGACAGCTTCCACAG GAACAGCTTCCAGTGTGGGGTGATGTCCTTGAGGCGGCTCAACTACGACCGGAAAGAGCTGGAGAGGCGACGAGAGGATGCTCAGCTAGAGATCAAAG ccgtGCTGGTGTGGAGTACTGAGCGTGTcgtgtctggtctgtgtgtgtgtgtttcagacgtGCTAGTGTGGAGTAATGAGCGGGTGATCAGCTGGGTGCAGGCCATCGGGCTGAAGGAGTACGCCAACAACCTGCTGGAGATCGGAATCCACGGTGCGCTCCTCGCCCTGGACGAGACCTTCGACCACAACACCATGGCCCTGCTGCTTCAGATCCccacgcaaaacacacag gcCCGAACTATGCTGGAGCGAGAGTACAACAGTCTACTGGCTGTGGGGACGGACaggaagatggaggag GACGACGACAAGAACTTCCGGCGGGCCCCCTCCTGGAGGAAGAAGTTCCGTCCCAAAGACGTCAGGGGCATGAACATCGGCGCGGCCGACACCCTCCCCGCCAACTTCAGGATGACCAACAGCAGCGCCTCCTCCCCCGCCATGCAGCCAAAGAATCTCCAGATGGACGGTACGTGCGGGCCAGATGAGGAGgcgtcagaggaggaggaggggg GAGCGCAGAGGCTGGACTCTGCCACGATCAGGACCTACTCGTGCTAA
- the ppfia1 gene encoding liprin-alpha-1 isoform X2: MMCEVMPTISEAEVGHGNGNGRGSGSPLQSDSEGHFESLMVSMLEERDRLLETLRETQENLGLTQSKLHEVSHERDSLQRQLNSALPQEFAALTKEVNMCREQLLEREEEIAELKAERNNTRLLLEHLECLVSRHERSLRMTVVKRQAQSPAGVSSEVEVLKALKSLFEHHKALDEKVRERLRVALERCSALEEQLTNTNKEIHFLREQNNQKKVLLDGMTEINHNSESMPSTNGKRSSDGSEEDVGRVMELQELLDRQSKEVQQMKERIVCLTGRVAELEEDLDTARKDLIKSEDMSTRLQRDIRESMAQKEDMEERITTLEKRYLAAQREATSVHDLNDKLENEIANKESLFRQTEDKNRQLQERLELAEQKLQQTIRKAETLPEVEAELAQRVAALTKSDSKDSKDTKAQRKAEERHGNVEERLKQLEAQLEEKNQELLRARQREKMNEEHNKRLSETVDKLLSESNERLQLHLKERMSALEEKNTLIRDLEHTKKLIEEAHHEKEQLLIQIETMRAENEQGRSRSNSLLHGRSHLGSTPDFRYPVSASSMMDSHSDHYNSALVLRRPQKGRVAALRDEPSKVQTLNEQEWERVQQANVLANVAHAFESDMDVSDLEDDRETIFSSVDLLSPAGQADAQTLALMLQEQLDAINNEIRMIQEEKENTAQRAEEIESRVGSGESLGGRFRSMSSLQPSLLAPGHAGSSPPGSGHSTPRRAPRSPNREVDRMGVMTLPSDLRKHRRKSEQDDKATIRCETSPPTTPRSMRLHKGAIHAASHEDIRDIRGIAGLQDGQGSDPSSSNSSQDSLNKAAKKKSIKSSIGRLFGKKEKGRPSPSSKDSSLAGTPEGEGSPDGLGISKLGGPSEKNRKMQKNPKTGHELLEEARRLGLPFAQWDGPTVVVWLELWVGMPAWYVAACRANVKSGAIMSALSDTEIQREIGISNPLHRLKLRLAIQEIMSLTSPSAPPTSRTSTGNVWVTHEEMESLAATPPTEDDEGTWAQTLAYGDMNHEWIGNEWLPSLGLPQYRSYFMESLVDARMLDHLTKKDLRGQLKMVDSFHRNSFQCGVMSLRRLNYDRKELERRREDAQLEIKAVLVWSTERVVSGLCVCVSDVLVWSNERVISWVQAIGLKEYANNLLEIGIHGALLALDETFDHNTMALLLQIPTQNTQARTMLEREYNSLLAVGTDRKMEEDDDKNFRRAPSWRKKFRPKDVRGMNIGAADTLPANFRMTNSSASSPAMQPKNLQMDGTCGPDEEASEEEEGGAQRLDSATIRTYSC, translated from the exons GAGTTTGCAGCGCTGACCAAGGAGGTGAACATGTGCCGCGAGCAGCTCCtcgagagggaggaggagatcgCCGAGCTGAAGGCTGAGCGCAACAATACACGG TTGTTGCTGGAGCATCTGGAGTGTCTGGTGTCTCGACACGAGCGCTCTCTGAGGATGACTGTGGTGAAGAGGCAGGCGCAGTCTCCAGCTGGCGTGTCCAGTGAGGTGGAGGTGCTCAAGGCCCTCAAATCTCTATTTGAGCACCACAAAGCCCTGGACGAGAAG GTTAGGGAGAGGCTCCGGGTAGCACTTGAGCGGTGTAGTGCCTTGGAGGAACAGCTGACAAATACTAACAAGGAG ATCCACTTCCTCCGCGAGCAGAACAATCAGAAAAAGGTGCTGCTCGACGGCATGACAGAAATCAACCACAACTCCGAGAGCATGCCCAGCACAAATGGCAAG CGCTCTTCGGACGGCTCGGAGGAGGACGTTGGGAGGGtgatggagctgcaggagctcCTGGACCGTCAGAGCAAGGAGGTGCAGCAGATGAAGGAGCGCATCGTGTGCCTGACGGGCCGCGTGGCCGAGCTGGAGGAGGACCTGGACACGGCCCGCAAGGACCTCATCAAGTCCGAGGACATGAGCACGCGTCTGCAGAGGGACATCCGAGAG TCCATGGCCCAGAAGGAGGACATGGAGGAGCGCATCACCACGCTGGAGAAGCGCTACCTGGCCGCTCAGAGGGAGGCCACATCGGTGCATGACCTCAACGACAAGCTGGAGAATGAGATTGCCAACAAGGAATCCCTCTTCCGCCAG ACGGAGGATAAGAATCGGCAGCTGCAGGAGCGTCTAGAGCTGGCCGAGCAGAAACTCCAGCAGACCATCAGGAAGGCGGAGACGCTGCCAGAGGTGGAGGCGGAGCTAGCACAGAGAGTGGCTGCTCTCACCAAG TCTGACTCTAAGGACTCAAAGGACACTAAAGCTCAGAGGAAG GCGGAGGAACGCCATGGCAACGTGGAGGAGCGGCTGAAACAGTTGGAAGCACAGCTGGAAGAGAAGAACCAGGAGCTGCTCAGG GCTCGCCAGCGAGAGAAGATGAATGAAGAGCACAACAAGCGTCTGTCGGAGACAGTGGACAAGCTGCTGTCGGAGTCCAACGAGAGGCTACAGCTCCACCTAAAGGAGAGGATGTCTGCTCTGGAGGAGAAG AACACCCTCATTCGTGATCTGGAGCACACCAAGAAGCTGATTGAGGAAGCTCACCATGAAAAG GAGCAGCTTCTGATCCAGATTGAGACCATGAGGGCTGAGAACGAACAGGGCCGCAGCCGGAGTAACTCCTTGTTGCATGG GCGGTCTCATTTGGGCAGCACCCCAGACTTCAGGTACCCAGTGTCGGCGTCCTCCATGATGGACAGCCActctgaccactacaacagtgCACTCGTGCTACGGCGACCCCAGAAAGGGCGAGTGGCTGCCCTGCGAGATGAACCCTCCAAG GTCCAGACGCTTAATGAACAGGAGTGGGAGCGCGTGCAGCAGGCCAACGTGCTGGCCAACGTGGCGCACGCCTTCGAGAGTGACATGGACGTGTCCGACCTGGAGGACGACCGCGAGACCATCTTCAGCTCGGTGGACCTGCTGTCCCCTGCCGGACAGGCCGACGCCCAGACACTCGCCCTCAtgctgcaggagcagctggaTGCTATCAACAAtgagatcag GATGAtccaggaggagaaggagaacacTGCGCAGCGGGCCGAGGAGATCGAGTCTCGGGTGGGCAGCGGGGAGAGCCTGGGTGGCCGTTTCCGCTCTATGAGCTCGCTCCAGCCCTCCCTGCTGGCCCCTGGCCATGCCGGCTCCTCCCCGCCCGGCTCGGGCCACTCCACGCCCCGCAGGGCCCCACGCAGCCCCAACCGGGAGGTGGACCGCATGGGGGTCATGACGCTG CCTAGCGACTTGCGGAAGCACCGCAGGAAG TCTGAGCAGGACGACAAAGCCACCATCAGGTGTGAAACATCTCCGCCCACCACCCCGCGCTCCATGCGTCTCCACAAAGGGGCCATCCACGCCGCCAGTCACGAGGACATCCGAGACATCCGAGG TATCGCTGGACTGCAGGACGGTCAGGGCAGCGACCCtagcagcagtaacagcagccAGGACTCGCTCAACAAGGCTGCCAAGAAGAAGAGCATCAAGTCCTCCATCGGGCGTCTGTTCGGCAAGAAGGAGAAGGGTCGGCCCAGTCCTTCCAGCAAAGACTCCAGCCTGG CCGGGACCCCAGAGGGAGAGGGCTCTCCAGATGGACTGGGGATCAGCAAGCTGGGCGGCCCATCGGAGAAGAACAGGAAGATGCAGAAGAA TCCCAAAACAGG GCATGAGCTCCTGGAGGAAGCTCGTCGGCTGGGCCTGCCCTTTGCCCAGTGGGATGGGCCCACGGTAGTGGTCTGGCTGGAG TTGTGGGTCGGGATGCCCGCCTGGTATGTGGCGGCGTGCCGTGCCAACGTGAAGAGTGGCGCCATCATGTCCGCGCTGTCCGACACGGAGATCCAGCGGGAGATCGGCATCAGCAACCCGCTGCACCGCCTCAAGCTGCGGCTCGCCATCCAGGAGATCATGTCCCTCACCAGCCCCTCTGCCCCGCCCACCTCCAGAACG TCCACGGGAAACGTGTGGGTGACgcatgaagagatggagagccTGGCGGCCACGCCTCCCACG GAGGATGACGAGGGCACCTGGGCCCAG ACTCTGGCGTACGGCGACATGAATCACGAGTGGATCGGCAATGAGTGGCTGCCCAGCCTGGGCCTGCCCCAGTACCGCAGCTACTTCATGGAGTCCCTGGTGGACGCACGCATGCTGGACCACCTGACCAAGAAGGACCTCCGGGGACAGCTCAAGATGGTGGACAGCTTCCACAG GAACAGCTTCCAGTGTGGGGTGATGTCCTTGAGGCGGCTCAACTACGACCGGAAAGAGCTGGAGAGGCGACGAGAGGATGCTCAGCTAGAGATCAAAG ccgtGCTGGTGTGGAGTACTGAGCGTGTcgtgtctggtctgtgtgtgtgtgtttcagacgtGCTAGTGTGGAGTAATGAGCGGGTGATCAGCTGGGTGCAGGCCATCGGGCTGAAGGAGTACGCCAACAACCTGCTGGAGATCGGAATCCACGGTGCGCTCCTCGCCCTGGACGAGACCTTCGACCACAACACCATGGCCCTGCTGCTTCAGATCCccacgcaaaacacacag gcCCGAACTATGCTGGAGCGAGAGTACAACAGTCTACTGGCTGTGGGGACGGACaggaagatggaggag GACGACGACAAGAACTTCCGGCGGGCCCCCTCCTGGAGGAAGAAGTTCCGTCCCAAAGACGTCAGGGGCATGAACATCGGCGCGGCCGACACCCTCCCCGCCAACTTCAGGATGACCAACAGCAGCGCCTCCTCCCCCGCCATGCAGCCAAAGAATCTCCAGATGGACGGTACGTGCGGGCCAGATGAGGAGgcgtcagaggaggaggaggggg GAGCGCAGAGGCTGGACTCTGCCACGATCAGGACCTACTCGTGCTAA